Below is a window of Anaeromyxobacter diazotrophicus DNA.
CGCCGCAGGCGCGGGTCGGCCTCCACCAGCGCGAGCGGCAGGACCCAGGTCAGGTACCAGGGCAGCACGAAGGGCGAGGCGACCAGCAGGTAGGCGAGGAGCCACACCAGCGACTCGTGCAGCACCGAGGCGAGGTCGCGGACGCGCCGGACCGCCCGCACCGCCAGCACGACGAGCAGGAGCTGCCCCAGGGTCCAGCCGATCCGGTAGGCCGAGGCGCGCAGGGGCGCGCTCGCGAGCCCGGCGAAGAACGCCGCGATCTCGGTGAAGGACCGCGTCATGCGCCCCGGGTTGGCGCGCACCGCCGCCAGCGGGCCGAGGAGGGTCTCCGGGCCCTTCCAGAACGGCAGGAAGAGCAGCACGCCCATGCCCACGAAGACGAGCGCGCCCAGCGCCGCCTTCCGCCGGTCGGTCCTGGCGAGGTGCCACAGGTAGAGCCCCACCACCGGCGCGATCGCGAACTTGGCCCAGAAGGCGAGCCCGAGGAACGCCACCGCCAGGAGCCGCCGGCCGCCCAGCGCGGCCCACACGAAGGCGGTGAGCCCGAGCAGCATCACGCCGTCGTTGTGCGCCTGGCCGGCGATCTCGTAGGCGAGCAGCGGGTTCCAGGCGAAGAGCGCGAGCGCCGGGGCGGCGCGGCCGGGCGCGAGGTGGCGCCGGCACACGAGGTAGGCGACCCCGACCGTCGCGAGCGTCACGGCCAGCATGGCGAGCTTGAAGATCGCCATCGCCGCCGGCACGGTGTCGGCCCGGCCGGCGAGCGTGTTGAGCCAGGTGAGCACCGGGCCGTAGACGGACGGCGCGTCGATCCAGTTCACGCTGACCAGCGCGCGGAAGGGGTCCCCGGCCGGCAGCACGC
It encodes the following:
- the mptB gene encoding polyprenol phosphomannose-dependent alpha 1,6 mannosyltransferase MptB, with amino-acid sequence MQLLRGEGAGPPATRRLLALLALSLAALVVITWVRVGWLRTLLVDRTGTPWSYGLLGLAWLAVSVPGARAYLRAVEDERAKLRTVLAGAVVLHTTAALTLPYTSNDLFSNLAYGRMARLGLDPYASGPGVLPAGDPFRALVSVNWIDAPSVYGPVLTWLNTLAGRADTVPAAMAIFKLAMLAVTLATVGVAYLVCRRHLAPGRAAPALALFAWNPLLAYEIAGQAHNDGVMLLGLTAFVWAALGGRRLLAVAFLGLAFWAKFAIAPVVGLYLWHLARTDRRKAALGALVFVGMGVLLFLPFWKGPETLLGPLAAVRANPGRMTRSFTEIAAFFAGLASAPLRASAYRIGWTLGQLLLVVLAVRAVRRVRDLASVLHESLVWLLAYLLVASPFVLPWYLTWVLPLALVEADPRLRRLVAFYSALTLVAWCADVPELQAAVVNTWVLVLAARWWRRRGAEAEPSVAYRASAA